In a genomic window of Planctomycetaceae bacterium:
- a CDS encoding ABC transporter ATP-binding protein: MNSEATDQKLDGGALVLEQLSALSERHDRNAPRRVMSEVVRAWPGDVRRLWWKWFSEAARSLGIRCKTVDCTVDEALELVHNGAQIVNYDEHADTRWLAVLESRGRRFQIATGNTAAPSQLVRLSALRRKLSAAASDGKLRCVVMQLPSTGKSRSHGQHGLSPIERLQQLLQPEWSDIWLVLVFAFVVGLLMLATPIAVESLINTVAFGRFLQPIVVLALILLTFLGFQAAVRALQTYVVEIIQRRLFARVAADLAHRLPRAEVESLDREYAPELTNRFFDVVTVQKVSAQLLLDGVGLVLSTIVGMAVLGFYHPWLLGFDVLLLASIAFIIFVLGRGAVSSAMMESKNKYYMAAWLEDIARCPTAFRSDGGAEFALERADGLIHQYLIARRGHFRILMRQILFALMLQAIASTVLLGIGGWLVVAQELTLGQLVAAELIVAVIVGAFAKLGKHMESYYDLLASVDKLGVLFDLPTERHDGMLGTIRRGPIALEINSVSYSFVGGTSAVNSVSAKIPEGTSLAVCGGSGSGKSTLLDLIFGLRCPTAGHLTVAGFDPRDLRPDVLRDRVALVRGSEVFHATIDENVHLHREDISAAETRDALAHAGLYDAVMDLDDGCDTVLASGGAPLTENQCRLLGISRAIAGQPGLLLIDGVLDSLSDGELETVLSFLLAPERPWTLIIATGRTAIADRCARRIDLRKTTGPIIA, translated from the coding sequence ATGAATTCTGAAGCAACCGATCAGAAACTGGACGGCGGTGCCCTGGTGCTGGAGCAGCTTTCCGCGCTATCGGAACGGCACGATCGCAATGCCCCGCGGCGCGTGATGAGCGAAGTCGTTCGTGCCTGGCCGGGAGATGTCCGGCGGCTGTGGTGGAAGTGGTTCAGCGAAGCCGCGCGAAGTCTGGGAATACGCTGCAAGACCGTGGACTGCACGGTCGACGAAGCATTGGAACTGGTGCACAACGGGGCGCAGATCGTCAACTATGACGAACATGCCGACACCCGATGGCTGGCGGTCCTGGAATCCCGCGGGCGGCGTTTTCAAATCGCCACAGGCAACACCGCAGCCCCGAGCCAACTGGTCCGACTTTCAGCGCTGCGGCGCAAGCTGAGCGCGGCGGCATCGGACGGAAAGCTGAGATGCGTGGTGATGCAGCTTCCGTCGACCGGAAAGTCGCGAAGTCATGGCCAGCACGGTCTGTCGCCGATCGAGCGTCTGCAGCAGCTTCTGCAGCCGGAATGGTCCGACATCTGGCTGGTGCTGGTGTTCGCCTTCGTCGTCGGGTTGCTGATGCTGGCAACGCCCATCGCCGTGGAATCTCTGATCAATACGGTGGCCTTCGGACGCTTCCTGCAGCCGATTGTCGTGCTGGCGCTCATCCTGCTGACGTTTCTGGGATTCCAGGCGGCCGTTCGAGCGCTGCAGACATATGTCGTCGAAATCATCCAGCGCCGGCTGTTTGCGCGAGTGGCCGCGGATCTTGCACACCGGCTGCCCCGCGCCGAAGTGGAATCGCTGGATCGTGAATACGCGCCGGAACTCACCAACCGCTTCTTCGACGTCGTCACCGTTCAGAAAGTGTCGGCGCAGCTGCTGCTGGACGGAGTGGGACTTGTTCTCAGTACGATTGTCGGCATGGCGGTGCTGGGGTTTTATCACCCCTGGCTGCTGGGCTTTGACGTGCTGCTGCTGGCTTCGATCGCGTTCATCATCTTTGTCCTGGGTCGCGGCGCGGTTTCCAGCGCCATGATGGAGTCAAAGAATAAGTACTACATGGCGGCGTGGCTGGAAGACATCGCCCGGTGTCCGACGGCATTTCGATCCGACGGCGGCGCGGAGTTCGCGCTTGAACGGGCGGATGGACTGATTCACCAATACCTGATTGCTCGCAGGGGTCACTTCCGAATTCTGATGCGTCAGATTCTGTTCGCCCTGATGCTGCAGGCGATCGCCAGTACGGTCCTTCTGGGAATCGGCGGCTGGCTGGTCGTGGCGCAGGAACTGACTCTGGGGCAGCTTGTGGCGGCGGAACTGATTGTGGCTGTCATCGTCGGAGCGTTCGCAAAGCTGGGCAAGCACATGGAAAGTTACTACGACCTGCTGGCATCCGTCGACAAGCTGGGTGTTCTGTTTGACCTTCCGACAGAACGCCACGACGGGATGCTGGGTACAATTCGTCGCGGGCCGATTGCTCTGGAGATTAACTCGGTCAGCTATTCCTTTGTCGGTGGCACCAGTGCCGTTAATTCCGTGTCGGCGAAGATTCCGGAAGGAACCAGTCTGGCAGTCTGCGGCGGTTCGGGTTCCGGCAAGAGCACGCTGCTGGACCTGATCTTTGGGCTTCGATGTCCCACGGCCGGCCACCTGACCGTCGCCGGTTTCGATCCGCGCGACCTGCGTCCGGATGTGCTTCGCGACCGAGTCGCTCTGGTGCGCGGCAGTGAGGTCTTCCATGCGACAATCGACGAAAATGTGCATCTGCATCGCGAAGACATCTCCGCCGCTGAAACGCGCGATGCACTGGCTCACGCCGGCCTGTACGACGCGGTGATGGATCTTGACGATGGCTGTGACACAGTGCTGGCCAGCGGCGGGGCTCCGCTGACGGAAAACCAGTGCCGACTGCTGGGAATCTCCCGGGCCATTGCGGGACAGCCGGGCCTGCTGCTGATCGACGGTGTGCTGGATTCGCTGTCGGACGGTGAACTGGAAACCGTGTTGAGTTTCCTGCTGGCTCCGGAACGACCGTGGACGCTGATTATCGCGACGGGGCGAACAGCGATTGCCGACCGGTGTGCCCGCCGAATCGATTTGCGAAAGACGACAGGACCGATCATCGCGTGA
- a CDS encoding MarR family transcriptional regulator, producing the protein MAKNAARRPSGGSASSTSRTTESRRDGSGESVHRWTFLTNHAHVLIVLNSAPDMVLREVASRVGITERAIQRIIQDLEEGGFIERERVGRRNRYRVLTDMPLRHPIESHRNIGELLQLIAGSSSTRHAE; encoded by the coding sequence ATGGCGAAAAACGCAGCGCGACGGCCGTCAGGCGGGTCCGCGAGCAGCACGTCGCGGACGACGGAATCGCGCCGAGACGGTTCGGGGGAGTCAGTTCACCGCTGGACATTTCTGACGAATCATGCCCACGTACTGATCGTGCTGAACTCGGCCCCGGACATGGTCCTGCGTGAGGTCGCTTCCCGAGTGGGTATCACGGAACGGGCGATTCAGAGGATCATTCAGGACCTGGAGGAAGGCGGCTTCATCGAACGTGAGCGTGTGGGCCGCCGCAATCGCTATCGTGTCCTGACCGACATGCCCCTGCGGCACCCGATCGAATCGCACCGGAACATCGGCGAATTGCTGCAACTGATTGCCGGTTCGTCGTCGACTCGCCACGCGGAGTGA
- a CDS encoding proton-conducting transporter membrane subunit: MSEVYCLPLILPMLSLLAMGLMPPGWPNRRPKIVGKTVTNAAGLHLIASAIGLGLTISRGPIDWPPLLLDGTSAVMMTLVAFVSWNICRFSIRHLDGNPQQGRFFCWTALTIGSVSLLVMTGNLLVLLAGWGLASLGTHRLLLHFSDRRAAQRAAWTKFAISRMGDVLLLVAVAVVYRRFGTFELAELFAVAGSATGDVAALKVFAALMVAGTILKSAQFPFHTWLPDTMEAPTPVSALMHAGIVNAGGYVLIRTSPLLVHATAAMSWLAVSGAVTACFGAVVMLTQTSVKRSLAFSTISQMGFMMLQCGLGAFSAAMLHIIAHSLYKAHAFLGSGGVLRQPHNNLASLLPTRDFGRSAGTFAGCAVVTASIFLGVAWLFDMQPAAKPGSFLLGSVLCLGLTRWMWLLAASGNRRLVLTALATTTVLCVAYVTGFLAVDHVIAAAAVPKPFGLTTFAAGLVAAIGFGGLLLLEHALAAEKPPNWLNKLYVHASNGFYIDALVQRLAAAALS, encoded by the coding sequence ATGAGCGAAGTATATTGCCTGCCACTGATTCTGCCGATGCTGAGCCTGCTGGCAATGGGACTTATGCCCCCGGGCTGGCCGAACAGACGGCCGAAGATCGTCGGGAAGACTGTTACAAACGCTGCCGGGCTGCATCTGATCGCCTCCGCGATCGGGCTTGGGTTGACGATCTCACGCGGTCCGATCGACTGGCCGCCGTTGCTGCTCGACGGGACCTCGGCTGTGATGATGACACTGGTCGCGTTTGTGAGCTGGAATATTTGTCGTTTCTCAATCCGGCACCTGGATGGAAATCCTCAGCAGGGGCGATTTTTCTGCTGGACAGCACTCACGATCGGATCAGTCTCGCTGCTGGTAATGACCGGAAACCTGTTGGTCCTGCTGGCCGGCTGGGGATTAGCCAGCCTGGGAACTCACCGGCTGTTGCTTCACTTTTCTGATCGCCGGGCGGCTCAGCGAGCGGCGTGGACAAAGTTCGCCATCAGTCGCATGGGCGACGTCCTGCTGCTGGTGGCGGTCGCGGTGGTGTATCGGCGGTTCGGAACGTTCGAACTGGCGGAGTTGTTCGCTGTGGCCGGATCGGCAACCGGAGACGTGGCGGCGCTGAAGGTCTTCGCCGCGCTGATGGTGGCCGGAACCATCCTGAAGTCGGCGCAGTTTCCGTTTCACACGTGGCTTCCCGACACAATGGAAGCGCCGACTCCCGTCTCGGCGCTGATGCATGCGGGAATCGTGAATGCCGGAGGCTATGTCCTGATCCGCACCAGCCCGCTGCTGGTTCATGCAACGGCTGCAATGAGCTGGCTGGCGGTGTCTGGTGCGGTGACGGCCTGCTTCGGAGCGGTCGTGATGCTGACTCAGACCAGCGTAAAGCGATCGCTGGCCTTTTCCACGATCTCGCAGATGGGGTTCATGATGCTGCAATGCGGCCTCGGCGCCTTTTCGGCCGCGATGCTGCACATTATCGCCCATTCGCTCTACAAGGCTCACGCATTCCTCGGCAGCGGCGGAGTTCTCAGGCAGCCGCACAACAACCTTGCTTCGCTCTTGCCGACTCGGGACTTTGGCCGCTCGGCCGGTACGTTCGCAGGATGTGCGGTTGTGACGGCGTCGATCTTCCTGGGAGTGGCGTGGCTTTTCGACATGCAGCCCGCGGCAAAACCAGGCAGTTTTCTCCTGGGCAGTGTGTTGTGCCTTGGTCTGACGCGATGGATGTGGCTCTTGGCGGCCTCCGGCAACCGAAGACTGGTCCTGACGGCGCTGGCCACAACGACAGTGTTGTGCGTTGCGTATGTCACCGGCTTTCTGGCCGTAGATCATGTGATCGCAGCAGCGGCTGTGCCAAAGCCGTTCGGGCTGACGACATTTGCCGCAGGACTGGTTGCCGCGATCGGCTTCGGCGGTCTGCTCCTGTTGGAACACGCTCTGGCCGCCGAAAAACCGCCGAATTGGTTAAACAAACTCTACGTGCATGCATCGAACGGTTTCTACATCGATGCACTGGTGCAGCGCCTGGCGGCAGCGGCGCTGTCGTAA
- a CDS encoding HlyD family efflux transporter periplasmic adaptor subunit, which translates to MATTTETQTTTTHSEPVASHGRRMLAPAAYSETVMPSLRLARSSRLARTLGRILFVLLVIAILLVAIAPWQQSVRGTGNVIAYDTSERPQILEAPTKGRLLRLGEGLRENTRVRKGQFIAEITDIDPEYLGRLRDQLTASTQQVEAATSVLDANHRTMEAAQAVVSSMEAQLSAYRQVKTQIVAAADAAVDSARNKVRAEEQQLAEHNAALAQIELDFDRQKALYEDNIVSQLKFQEAERKLKEAAAKVAKAEAYVDAAENDLLGKQSDRQAKEQKAQVDIDYADAALKKARADVAKAESDVAKSRSDLNKAQKELLETETKVARQNNQTLTAPFDGFVTNITPNQGSQILKEGDPICMIVPDTADRAVQIWLDGNDAPLVEPGRHVRLQFEGWPAVQFAGWPSVAVGTFGGEVISVDATDDRKGKFRILVLPDKTDQDWPGQRFLRQGVRANGWVLLERVPLWYEIWRNMNGFPPVVSTEEPGKDDTKKPKLPKP; encoded by the coding sequence ATGGCAACCACGACTGAAACTCAAACCACGACGACACATTCAGAACCTGTCGCTTCGCACGGGCGGCGGATGCTGGCTCCGGCTGCGTACAGCGAAACCGTGATGCCGTCCCTCAGACTGGCGCGGTCGTCGCGGCTGGCTCGGACTCTGGGCAGGATTCTTTTCGTGTTGCTGGTGATTGCGATTCTGCTGGTGGCCATTGCTCCGTGGCAGCAGTCGGTTCGGGGCACGGGCAATGTCATTGCCTACGACACGTCGGAACGCCCTCAGATTCTGGAAGCTCCGACGAAAGGGCGACTGCTGCGACTCGGCGAAGGACTGCGGGAAAACACGCGGGTCAGGAAGGGACAGTTCATCGCGGAGATCACCGACATTGATCCGGAGTACCTCGGCCGGCTGCGGGATCAGCTCACGGCATCGACTCAGCAGGTCGAAGCGGCCACATCGGTGCTGGATGCGAATCATCGCACGATGGAAGCCGCTCAGGCGGTTGTGTCATCGATGGAAGCTCAGCTATCCGCGTATCGACAGGTGAAGACGCAGATTGTCGCCGCTGCCGATGCGGCCGTGGATTCCGCCAGAAACAAGGTCCGCGCCGAAGAACAGCAGTTGGCCGAACACAACGCGGCGCTGGCTCAGATTGAACTGGATTTCGACCGTCAGAAGGCTCTGTACGAAGACAACATTGTGTCGCAGCTCAAGTTCCAGGAAGCCGAGCGGAAACTGAAGGAAGCAGCAGCGAAGGTGGCCAAAGCGGAAGCCTACGTCGACGCCGCCGAAAACGATCTGCTCGGGAAACAAAGCGATCGGCAGGCAAAGGAACAGAAGGCTCAGGTGGACATCGACTACGCCGACGCCGCGCTGAAGAAAGCCCGGGCAGACGTCGCCAAGGCGGAAAGCGACGTCGCCAAGTCTCGCAGCGATCTGAACAAGGCCCAGAAGGAGCTGCTGGAAACCGAAACCAAAGTCGCCCGTCAGAACAATCAGACGCTGACCGCACCCTTCGACGGATTTGTGACAAATATCACGCCGAACCAGGGAAGTCAGATTCTGAAGGAAGGCGACCCGATCTGCATGATCGTCCCGGATACGGCCGACCGAGCTGTGCAGATCTGGCTGGACGGCAACGATGCTCCGCTGGTCGAACCGGGACGGCACGTGCGGCTGCAGTTCGAAGGCTGGCCGGCTGTGCAGTTCGCGGGCTGGCCGTCCGTCGCGGTGGGGACGTTTGGCGGTGAAGTCATTTCCGTGGATGCCACCGATGACCGCAAGGGCAAGTTCCGCATTCTGGTCCTGCCAGACAAAACGGATCAGGACTGGCCCGGCCAGCGCTTCCTGCGGCAGGGCGTGCGGGCGAACGGCTGGGTACTGCTGGAGCGCGTACCGCTGTGGTACGAAATCTGGCGAAACATGAATGGGTTCCCGCCGGTCGTTTCCACCGAGGAACCGGGCAAGGACGACACGAAAAAGCCAAAGCTGCCGAAGCCGTGA